One region of Micromonospora ureilytica genomic DNA includes:
- a CDS encoding MFS transporter: MGATETIRTAVRDVVPPAGLTRALAVQAMVYAVGSGLFHAGSAVFFTRALGLSAAQVGLGLSIAAGVSLLGTVPLGGLTDRYGPQRVWVVGLVLNAALFATYPFVGGFAGFLAVVVALAAVDAAVGVARQVYSINALPPAERVTAMAYQRSSLNVGFGLGAVISGLVLAVDTITAYRGMVWFISTVFLVTALFVRRLPRLPQVARPTEPMSRLAVLRDRPFMAVSVLSGLLTAHGVLYLTVLPLWILTHTDAPKTVIAGLVLLNTILIVLLQVRVSRGADTAAGAARASRRGGLLVALFCLVLPVSGVTRGALTVVVLVAAALLLILAELIESAGTWGLTATLPPADQRGAYVGALGLGVQVQYLIAPAGLTALGVSTGGWGWLPTAAIFVLVGLAIVPAVSWAERTPRLGAEVAEQPMTPVP; this comes from the coding sequence ATGGGGGCTACCGAAACCATCCGCACCGCCGTTCGTGACGTCGTACCGCCGGCCGGGCTGACCCGCGCCCTGGCGGTGCAGGCCATGGTCTACGCCGTCGGCAGCGGCCTGTTCCATGCCGGCAGCGCCGTCTTCTTCACCCGGGCGCTCGGGCTCAGCGCCGCCCAGGTCGGGTTGGGGCTGTCCATCGCGGCGGGGGTGTCGCTGCTGGGCACGGTGCCGCTGGGTGGGCTCACCGACAGGTACGGACCGCAGCGGGTCTGGGTGGTGGGGCTGGTGCTGAATGCGGCGCTGTTCGCGACCTACCCGTTCGTGGGCGGCTTCGCGGGGTTCCTCGCCGTGGTGGTGGCGCTGGCCGCCGTGGACGCCGCTGTCGGCGTGGCCCGGCAGGTCTACTCGATCAACGCGCTCCCGCCCGCCGAACGGGTCACGGCGATGGCGTACCAGCGCTCGTCGCTGAACGTCGGCTTCGGGCTCGGCGCGGTGATCAGCGGCCTGGTGCTGGCGGTGGACACGATCACGGCGTACCGGGGGATGGTCTGGTTCATCTCGACGGTCTTCCTCGTGACGGCACTGTTCGTGCGGCGACTGCCCCGGCTGCCGCAGGTGGCCCGACCGACGGAGCCGATGAGTCGGCTCGCCGTGCTCCGGGACCGGCCGTTCATGGCGGTGTCAGTGCTGTCCGGGCTGCTCACCGCGCACGGGGTGCTCTACCTGACGGTCCTGCCGCTATGGATCCTCACCCACACCGACGCCCCGAAGACGGTGATCGCCGGGCTGGTGTTGCTCAACACGATCCTGATCGTGCTGCTCCAGGTACGCGTCAGCCGGGGCGCGGACACTGCGGCGGGCGCGGCCCGGGCCTCCCGCCGGGGCGGTCTGCTGGTCGCCCTGTTCTGCCTGGTGCTGCCGGTTTCCGGCGTCACTCGCGGGGCGCTCACCGTGGTGGTGCTGGTGGCCGCCGCGTTGCTGCTGATCCTGGCCGAGCTGATCGAGTCGGCGGGTACCTGGGGGCTCACCGCCACCCTGCCGCCGGCCGACCAGCGCGGTGCGTACGTGGGGGCGCTCGGGCTCGGCGTGCAGGTCCAGTACCTGATCGCGCCGGCGGGGCTGACCGCGCTCGGGGTGTCCACCGGCGGGTGGGGTTGGTTACCGACGGCAGCGATCTTCGTGCTGGTAGGGCTGGCGATCGTGCCCGCGGTGAGCTGGGCCGAACGGACGCCACGGCTGGGTGCCGAGGTCGCGGAGCAGCCCATGACTCCGGTCCCATAG
- a CDS encoding ArsR/SmtB family transcription factor, protein MSELRFSLADVAGVRLAVSPVNETVMSMWALAKPVRYAVHLPWIDRARVTLRRPEVADRVRPLVGLVVPGRWLPDFLTPAARPNVEMAEQLDQIAATPPAVVVQDLLATTSRRPLTPFGRALLADPGGLLPQVVDAVRVWHDEAIAPDWPRMRALLDADVAYRAAQLAESGAGRFFEQLHPSLRWHGDRVISDDTFERDFDLRGRGLALNPTVFTERHVLWNLLEDSLPAGAYPVRAVGTLWEATAPPPGDPLARVIGPGRAALLHLLETALTTTDLARLTGMSAGNVSQHLAALHGARLVSRSREGRHVRYRNTEAAAVLLRASRGL, encoded by the coding sequence GTGTCCGAGTTGCGGTTCAGCCTGGCCGACGTGGCGGGTGTGCGGCTCGCCGTGTCACCTGTCAACGAGACGGTCATGAGCATGTGGGCGCTGGCCAAACCGGTCCGCTACGCGGTGCACCTGCCCTGGATCGACCGGGCTCGGGTGACGTTGCGTCGTCCCGAGGTGGCCGACCGGGTCCGACCTCTGGTGGGGTTGGTAGTGCCGGGTCGCTGGCTGCCCGACTTCCTCACCCCGGCGGCCCGACCGAACGTGGAGATGGCCGAGCAACTCGACCAGATCGCCGCGACGCCGCCGGCCGTGGTGGTCCAGGACCTGCTGGCGACCACCTCGCGCCGGCCGCTGACCCCGTTCGGGCGGGCGCTACTGGCCGACCCCGGCGGGCTGCTGCCGCAGGTCGTCGACGCGGTGCGGGTCTGGCACGACGAGGCGATCGCCCCGGACTGGCCGCGGATGCGGGCGCTGCTCGACGCCGACGTGGCGTACCGGGCCGCTCAGCTCGCCGAGAGCGGTGCCGGTCGGTTCTTCGAGCAGCTCCACCCGAGCCTGCGCTGGCACGGCGACCGGGTGATCAGCGACGACACGTTCGAGCGGGACTTCGACCTCCGCGGTCGTGGGCTGGCGCTGAACCCGACGGTGTTCACCGAGCGGCACGTGCTGTGGAACCTGCTGGAGGATTCGCTGCCGGCCGGGGCGTACCCGGTTCGTGCCGTCGGGACGCTCTGGGAGGCGACCGCTCCGCCGCCCGGCGACCCACTGGCACGGGTGATCGGGCCGGGCCGGGCCGCGCTGCTGCACCTGCTCGAGACGGCGCTGACCACCACCGACCTGGCCCGACTCACCGGGATGTCCGCCGGGAACGTCTCCCAGCACCTGGCCGCGCTGCACGGCGCCCGCCTGGTGTCCCGGTCCCGCGAGGGTCGGCACGTGCGCTATCGCAACACCGAGGCCGCGGCGGTCCTGCTCCGGGCCAGCCGGGGCCTGTGA
- a CDS encoding nitroreductase family protein — MADLTPLLAYRWSPRAFDPSAELTPEESASLLEAARWAPSAENGQPWRFALGHRDDETWKRILISLPVDDQTWIRHAATLVVGAHTGLDTERAAYDLGQAIAHLTVQATALGLHVHQLTRFDRAGLSTELDLPGGVRPLVVAAVGRLGDPFALPAELRARETGLRRRRPVADLLLR; from the coding sequence ATGGCCGACCTCACCCCGCTGCTCGCCTACCGCTGGAGTCCACGAGCCTTCGACCCGAGCGCCGAGCTGACCCCGGAGGAGTCCGCCTCGCTGCTCGAGGCCGCGCGCTGGGCCCCGTCGGCGGAGAACGGGCAGCCCTGGCGGTTCGCCCTCGGCCACCGGGACGACGAAACCTGGAAACGGATCCTGATCAGCCTCCCGGTCGACGACCAGACCTGGATCCGGCACGCCGCGACCCTTGTGGTCGGCGCCCACACCGGCCTCGACACCGAGCGCGCCGCGTACGACCTCGGGCAGGCGATCGCCCACCTGACCGTGCAGGCCACCGCGCTCGGCCTGCACGTGCACCAGCTCACCCGTTTCGACCGGGCCGGCCTTTCCACCGAACTCGACCTGCCCGGAGGCGTCCGCCCGTTGGTGGTCGCCGCCGTCGGCCGGCTCGGGGACCCGTTCGCCCTCCCGGCCGAGCTGCGTGCCCGGGAGACCGGTCTGCGCCGCCGCCGTCCGGTTGCCGACCTGCTGCTGCGCTGA
- a CDS encoding aspartate kinase, with protein MALVVQKYGGSSVANAERIKRVAERIVAARKAGDDVVVVVSAMGDTTDELLDLANQVSPLPPGRELDMLLTAGERISMALLAMAIHNLGYEARSFTGSQAGVITTSVHGRARIIDVTPGRLKGALDEGSVVIVAGFQGVSQDTKDVTTLGRGGSDTTAVALAAALHADVCEIYTDVDGVFTADPRIVPNARHIRHITYEEMLELAACGAKVLHLRSVEYARRAGLPIHVRSSYSTNTGTMVTGSMEDLSVEQALITGVAHDRSEAKITIVGVPDEPGAAARIFDTVAGAEINIDMIVQNVSTEGTGRTDISFTLPKADGPTAMAALSKIQEPVKFKGLLYDDHVGKVSLIGAGMRSHPGVAAGFFAALGAAGVNIEMISTSEIRVSVVCRDSDLDAAVRAIHDAFELGGDTEAVVYAGTGR; from the coding sequence GTGGCACTCGTGGTGCAGAAGTACGGCGGGTCCTCCGTCGCCAACGCCGAGCGGATCAAGCGGGTGGCCGAGCGCATCGTCGCCGCCCGCAAGGCCGGCGACGACGTGGTGGTGGTGGTCTCCGCGATGGGCGACACCACCGACGAGCTGCTCGACCTGGCCAACCAGGTCAGCCCGCTGCCGCCGGGCCGCGAGCTGGACATGCTGCTCACCGCCGGGGAGCGGATCTCCATGGCCCTGCTGGCCATGGCCATCCACAACCTGGGGTACGAAGCCCGCTCGTTCACCGGTTCGCAGGCCGGCGTGATCACCACGTCGGTGCACGGCCGCGCACGGATCATCGACGTCACCCCCGGGCGGCTCAAGGGCGCGCTCGACGAGGGGTCGGTGGTCATCGTGGCCGGCTTCCAGGGCGTCTCACAGGACACCAAGGACGTCACCACGCTGGGCCGCGGTGGTTCGGACACCACCGCCGTGGCGCTCGCCGCCGCCCTGCACGCCGACGTCTGCGAGATCTACACCGACGTGGACGGCGTCTTCACCGCCGACCCGCGGATCGTGCCCAACGCCCGGCACATCCGGCACATCACCTATGAGGAGATGTTGGAGCTGGCCGCGTGCGGCGCGAAGGTGCTGCACCTGCGTAGCGTGGAGTACGCCCGGCGGGCGGGGTTGCCGATCCACGTCCGTTCGTCATACTCGACCAACACCGGCACGATGGTCACCGGATCGATGGAGGACCTTTCCGTGGAGCAGGCACTGATCACCGGGGTCGCGCACGACCGCAGCGAGGCCAAGATCACGATCGTCGGGGTGCCCGACGAGCCGGGTGCCGCCGCGCGGATCTTCGACACCGTCGCCGGCGCCGAGATCAACATCGACATGATCGTGCAGAACGTCTCCACCGAGGGCACCGGTCGGACGGACATCTCGTTCACCCTGCCCAAGGCCGACGGCCCCACCGCGATGGCGGCACTCAGCAAGATCCAGGAGCCGGTCAAGTTCAAGGGCCTGCTCTACGACGACCACGTCGGCAAGGTCTCGCTGATCGGCGCGGGCATGCGCTCGCACCCCGGTGTGGCGGCCGGCTTCTTCGCCGCGCTCGGCGCCGCCGGGGTCAACATCGAGATGATCTCCACCTCCGAGATCCGGGTCTCCGTGGTCTGCCGGGACAGCGACCTCGACGCCGCCGTCCGCGCCATCCACGACGCGTTCGAGCTGGGCGGCGACACCGAAGCCGTGGTCTACGCGGGGACGGGTAGGTAG
- a CDS encoding aspartate-semialdehyde dehydrogenase, which translates to MTALPTLAVVGATGAVGTVMCELLTGRRNVWGEIRLLASERSVGRRVRCRGEEMVVQALTPEAFDGVDVAMFDVPDEVSAEWAPIAVSRGAIAVDNSGAFRMDRDVPLVVPEINPEQVRNRPRGIIANANCTTLAMIVAIAPLHREYGLRELVLASYQAVSGAGKSGVDILHDQLAKVAGDRALGSRTGDVRQAVGDDLGPFPAPMALNVVPWAGSPADSGWSSEEMKIRNESRKILGLPDLKVSATCVRVPVVTAHSVAVHAVFATEVDAEGAREALRNAPGVILVDDPAAGEFPMPIDAVGTDPSWVGRIRRALDDPRALDFFVTGDNLRKGAALNTAQIAELLAKELRTP; encoded by the coding sequence ATGACGGCGCTGCCCACCCTCGCCGTGGTCGGAGCGACAGGTGCCGTCGGCACCGTGATGTGTGAGCTGCTCACCGGGCGACGCAACGTCTGGGGTGAGATCCGGCTGCTCGCCTCCGAACGCTCCGTCGGGCGCCGGGTGCGCTGCCGGGGCGAGGAGATGGTCGTCCAGGCGCTGACCCCCGAGGCGTTCGACGGGGTCGACGTGGCCATGTTCGACGTGCCCGACGAGGTCTCCGCCGAGTGGGCCCCGATCGCCGTCTCCCGAGGCGCGATCGCTGTCGACAACTCCGGCGCGTTCCGGATGGACCGCGACGTCCCGCTGGTCGTTCCGGAGATCAACCCTGAGCAGGTCCGCAACCGGCCGCGGGGCATCATCGCCAACGCCAACTGCACCACGCTCGCGATGATCGTCGCGATCGCGCCGCTGCACCGCGAGTACGGCCTACGAGAGCTGGTCCTCGCCTCCTACCAGGCGGTTTCCGGCGCGGGCAAGTCCGGCGTCGACATCCTGCACGACCAGCTCGCCAAGGTCGCCGGCGATCGGGCGTTGGGCTCGCGCACCGGTGACGTGCGGCAGGCGGTCGGCGACGACCTGGGCCCGTTCCCGGCACCCATGGCGCTCAACGTGGTCCCCTGGGCCGGCTCCCCGGCGGACAGCGGCTGGTCATCCGAAGAGATGAAGATCCGCAACGAGTCGCGGAAGATCCTCGGCCTCCCCGACCTCAAGGTGTCCGCCACCTGCGTCCGGGTGCCGGTCGTCACCGCCCACTCGGTAGCCGTGCACGCGGTCTTCGCCACCGAGGTCGACGCCGAGGGCGCCCGTGAGGCGCTGCGCAACGCCCCCGGAGTGATCCTGGTCGACGACCCCGCGGCCGGGGAGTTCCCGATGCCGATCGACGCCGTCGGCACCGACCCGTCCTGGGTCGGCCGGATCCGCCGCGCCCTGGACGACCCCCGCGCCCTCGACTTCTTCGTCACCGGCGACAACCTCCGCAAGGGCGCAGCCCTCAACACCGCCCAGATCGCCGAGCTCCTAGCCAAAGAACTCCGAACCCCCTAA
- a CDS encoding diguanylate cyclase: protein MASSTPEACRWTVTALSRHTPATISVLLAVHDRLRCVAATGAWQVFATVPARTGIVGRVYATGAPAVVPDVTVDPDYLPVRPDVTAELCVPVLDPTGRAIGVLDLQWSEPTDLEPWRETAQRLADGLGARIAALGGPPAESRSEKLLRHAAALSSAPTEGEVMGVAARAAREVSTLSTALLLLGGQLGPSPATPSDLETRIRAELAGAGPAALDRMVDRAHRYGAGYTLGEAGHPPTEDYRPLTRAGVRTLVAVPVGPTDAGGVLLVADERALRPDPTTVSLMELLAGQAWTSVDRLRTLARLREQASSDPLTGLRHTGPFGQRIAAATPGRTALLAIDVDGFKTVNDTYGHQAGDRVLVGLARALEEALRHGDELYRIGGDEFVAVIEVSRPEEAVRIAERLTEAARRIGRTISVGVALPRPGETPDRTLKRADQALYAVKRQGRDGVLLSAA, encoded by the coding sequence CGCGCTGTCCCGCCACACCCCGGCGACCATCTCCGTGCTGCTCGCGGTCCACGACCGCCTGCGTTGCGTCGCGGCGACCGGGGCCTGGCAGGTCTTCGCCACCGTGCCGGCACGCACCGGCATCGTCGGCCGGGTGTACGCCACCGGCGCTCCCGCCGTCGTCCCGGACGTCACAGTCGACCCGGACTACCTGCCGGTACGCCCGGACGTGACCGCCGAGCTGTGCGTACCGGTACTGGACCCGACGGGTCGGGCGATCGGCGTGCTCGACCTGCAGTGGAGTGAGCCGACCGACCTGGAGCCGTGGCGGGAGACCGCGCAGCGGCTCGCCGACGGGCTCGGCGCGCGGATCGCCGCCCTCGGTGGCCCGCCGGCAGAGAGCCGCAGCGAGAAGTTGCTCCGGCACGCCGCCGCGCTCTCCTCCGCACCGACCGAGGGGGAGGTGATGGGGGTGGCGGCCCGCGCCGCCCGGGAGGTCTCCACGCTCTCCACCGCGCTGCTCCTGCTCGGCGGTCAGCTCGGCCCGTCCCCGGCGACGCCGAGTGACCTGGAGACCCGGATCCGCGCCGAGCTGGCTGGGGCGGGTCCGGCCGCCCTGGACCGGATGGTCGACCGGGCACACCGGTACGGCGCCGGGTACACGCTGGGCGAGGCCGGACATCCCCCCACCGAGGACTACCGTCCACTGACCCGGGCGGGGGTACGCACGCTGGTCGCCGTGCCGGTCGGGCCGACGGACGCCGGCGGGGTGTTGCTGGTCGCCGACGAACGCGCGCTGCGTCCGGACCCGACCACTGTCAGCCTGATGGAGTTGCTCGCCGGCCAGGCCTGGACGAGCGTGGACCGACTGCGCACGCTGGCCCGGCTGCGGGAGCAGGCCAGCTCGGATCCGCTGACCGGGTTGCGGCACACCGGCCCGTTCGGGCAGCGGATCGCGGCGGCCACCCCCGGACGTACGGCCCTGCTGGCGATCGACGTGGACGGCTTCAAGACCGTGAACGACACGTACGGCCACCAGGCCGGCGACCGGGTGCTGGTCGGGTTGGCCCGGGCGCTGGAGGAGGCGCTGCGGCACGGCGACGAGTTGTACCGGATCGGTGGCGACGAGTTCGTCGCGGTGATCGAGGTGAGCCGCCCGGAGGAGGCGGTCCGGATCGCCGAACGGCTGACCGAGGCGGCCCGACGCATCGGCCGCACGATCAGCGTGGGCGTCGCCCTCCCCCGCCCCGGCGAAACCCCAGACCGCACGCTGAAAAGAGCCGACCAGGCCCTCTACGCGGTAAAACGCCAAGGCCGAGACGGCGTCCTACTCTCCGCCGCCTAA